A genomic window from Brassica oleracea var. oleracea cultivar TO1000 chromosome C8, BOL, whole genome shotgun sequence includes:
- the LOC106310252 gene encoding peroxidase 18, translated as MASPSSSCKQEHAFLSPLLLFLPLLLLISSSVADLSFNFYGSSCPGAEFIVRNTVRSASSSDPSVLGKLLRLIFHDCFVQGCDASVLVRGNGTERTDPGNASLGGFDVIESAKNVVEIFCPGIVSCADILALAARDAVEALGGPVVAIPTGRRDGTVSAAENVRPNIIDTDFTVDKMINIFSSKGLSVQDLVVLSGAHTVGAAHCNTFNSRFKRDPRGNFELIDASLDNSYAQTLLNKCSSSMDPTTTVVNNDPETSSTFDNQYYKNLLAHKGLFQTDSALMEDDRTRKIVEILANDGESFLERWTESFMKMSVIGVRVGEEGEIRRSCSSVN; from the exons ATGGCGTCTCCCTCCTCTTCCTGCAAACAAGAACATGCATTCCTCTCCCCTCTTCTTCTTTTTCTTCCCCTACTCCTGCTCATTTCTTCTTCCGTAGCTGATCTCTCTTTCAACTTCTACGGCAGTTCATGCCCTGGAGCTGAATTTATCGTCAGAAACACCGTTAGATCAGCTTCTTCCTCTGATCCATCAGTCCTTGGGAAACTCCTCCGTCTTATCTTCCACGACTGTTTCGTCCAG GGTTGTGATGCGTCAGTGTTGGTTCGAGGGAACGGTACAGAGAGAACCGACCCAGGAAACGCGTCCCTAGGAGGTTTTGATGTAATAGAAAGCGCCAAAAATGTAGTAGAAATCTTCTGTCCAGGCATAGTCTCCTGCGCTGATATCCTTGCTCTTGCTGCTAGAGACGCCGTCGAAGCT CTAGGAGGACCTGTAGTTGCAATACCAACAGGGAGGAGAGACGGGACGGTCTCAGCGGCGGAAAATGTCAGACCAAACATCATTGACACCGACTTCACAGTTGATAAGATGATCAATATCTTTTCCTCCAAAGGCTTATCTGTTCAAGATCTTGTCGTTCTCTCAG GAGCCCATACTGTTGGTGCTGCGCACTGCAACACATTCAACAGCAGGTTTAAGAGAGATCCTAGAGGCAATTTCGAGCTCATAGACGCGTCTCTCGACAATTCCTACGCGCAGACACTTCTAAACAAGTGTTCGTCTTCTATGGATCCGACGACTACGGTCGTAAACAACGATCCAGAGACATCGTCCACGTTCGACAATCAGTACTACAAGAACTTGTTGGCGCACAAGGGCCTGTTTCAGACGGATTCTGCTCTTATGGAAGATGATCGGACGAGGAAGATTGTCGAGATTCTGGCGAACGATGGGGAGAGTTTCTTGGAGAGATGGACCGAGTCGTTTATGAAGATGAGTGTGATTGGTGTGAGAGTTGGTGAAGAAGGTGAGATCAGACGTTCTTGTTCTTCTGTAAATTAA
- the LOC106312170 gene encoding eukaryotic translation initiation factor 3 subunit B-like, with protein MAELDIDTRAAKLGIDWSQVNLDSIQLPPGENFGIESDDEGVYHDDQLEFDTGFGNIIVVDNLPVVPKTKFEKLENVLKKIYSQLGVIKEKGLWMPVDPNTGMTLGYCFIEFNTPQEAQNAKEKTHGYKLDKSHIFAVNMFDDFDRLMNVKEEWEAPQTKPYVPGENLQKWLTDEKARDQLVTRSGPDTEVFWNDARQKNTELVHKRPYWTESYVQWSPLGTYLVTLHKQGAAVWGGADTFTRLMRYQHNMVKLVDFSPGEKYLVTYHSQEPNNPRDASKVEIKVFDVRTGRMMRDFKGSADEFSIGGPGGVAGASWPVFRWAGGKDDKYFAKLSKNTISVYETETFGLIDKKSIKVDNVVDVCWSPTDSILSLFVPEQGGGNQPAKVALVQIPSKVELRQKNLFSVSDCKMYWQSSGEYLAVKVDRYTKTKKSTYSGFELFRIKERDIPIEVLELDNKNDKIIAFAWEPKGHRFAVIHGDQPRPDVSFYTMKTTQHGGRVTKLGTLKAKQANALFWSPTGKYIILAGLKNFNGQLEFFNVDELETMATTEHFMATDIEWDPTGRYVATAVTSVHEMENGFTIWSFNGKLLYRNLKDHFFQLAWRPRPPSFLSPEKEEEIAKNLKKYSKKYELEDQDVSLLLSEQDREKRKALKEEWEKWVKQWKSLHEEEKLARQSLRDGEVSDEEEEEDEAKEVKEVEFEDVIEVTEEVVQE; from the exons ATGGCGGAATTGGATATCGACACCCGCGCGGCTAAGCTAGGGATCGATTGGTCTCAGGTTAACCTCGATTCAATTCAACTCCCTCCTGGAGAAAACTTCGGGATCGAGAG TGATGATGAAGGTGTTTACCACGACGACCAGCTAGAGTTCGACACTGGGTTCGGTAACATAATCGTGGTTGATAACCTCCCCGTTGTTCCGAAGACCAAGTTCGAGAAGCTCGAGAATGTACTGAAGAAGATTTACAGCCAGCTGGGCGTTATCAAGGAGAAAGGACTGTGGATGCCTGTTGATCCCAACACGGGGATGACATTGGGCTACTGTTTCATTGAGTTCAATACTCCTCAG GAAGCTCAAAACGCTAAGGAGAAGACTCATGGCTACAAGTTGGACAAGTCTCATATCTTTGCTGTCAACATGTTCGATGATTTTGACAGGCTCATGAATGTCAAGGAGGAGTGGGAGGCTCCTCAGACCAAGCCTTATGTCCCTGGG GAAAACTTGCAAAAGTGGCTTACGGATGAGAAAGCAAGGGATCAGCTAGTCACGCGCTCTGGCCCTGATACTGAAGTTTTCTGGAATGATGCTAGGCAGAAGAATACTGAACTCGTTCATAAGCGTCCG TACTGGACAGAGAGCTATGTGCAGTGGTCTCCTCTAGGTACGTACCTCGTGACACTTCACAAGCAAGGGGCAGCCGTTTGGGGTGGCGCTGATACCTTCACTCGTCTCATGCGTTATCAGCATAATATG GTGAAACTAGTTGATTTCTCTCCGGGTGAGAAATACCTGGTAACTTACCATAGCCAGGAACCAAATAACCCACGAGATGCAAGT AAAGTAGAGATAAAGGTCTTTGATGTGAGAACGGGGAGGATGATGAGAGATTTTAAGGGTAGTGCTGATGAGTTTTCAATTGGAGGACCTGGTGGTGTTGCTGGTGCTTCTTGGCCTGTTTTCAG ATGGGCTGGTGGAAAAGACGACAAATACTTCGCCAAGCTCAGCAAAAACACGATATCCGTCTACGAGACCGAGACATTCGGCCTAATTGACAAGAAATCCATTAAGGTTGATAATGTCGTGGACGTCTGTTGGTCTCCTACCGACTCCATCCTCTCACTCTTTGTTCCTGAACAAGGTGGTGGCAACCAGCCTGCCAAGGTAGCTCTTGTCCAAATCCCTAGCAAGGTGGAGCTGAGGCAGAAGAATCTCTTTAGCGTGAGCGACTGCAAGATGTACTGGCAGAGCAGCGGAGAGTATCTCGCAGTCAAGGTTGATCGATACACAAAGACGAAGAAGAGCACGTACTCCGGCTTCGAGCTTTTCCGCATCAAGGAAAGGGATATCCCAATCGAGGTTCTTGAGCTGGACAACAAGAACGACAAGATCATCGCTTTCGCGTGGGAGCCTAAGGGTCACAGGTTTGCCGTGATCCATGGTGACCAGCCAAGGCCAGATGTCAGTTTCTACACGATGAAGACCACACAGCACGGTGGAAGGGTTACAAAGCTGGGTACTCTGAAGGCCAAACAAGCCAATGCCCTCTTCTGGTCGCCCACGGGGAAGTACATCATTCTCGCTGGGTTGAAGAATTTCAACGGCCAGCTTGAGTTTTTCAACGTGGATGAGCTCGAGACGATGGCCACAACTGAGCACTTCATGGCCACGGATATTGAATGGGACCCAACCGGAAG GTATGTTGCAACGGCAGTGACATCAGTCCATGAGATGGAGAATGGGTTCACCATCTGGTCGTTCAATGGAAAATTGCTTTACAGGAATCTGAAGGATCATTTCTTCCAG TTAGCATGGCGCCCAAGACCTCCATCATTCTTATCTCCGGAGAAGGAAGAAGAGATAGCGAAGAATCTGAAGAAGTACAGCAAGAAGTACGAGTTAGAGGATCAGGACGTTTCGCTGCTGTTGAGTGAACAAGACAGAGAGAAGAGGAAGGCGTTGAAGGAAGAATGGGAGAAATGGGTGAAGCAGTGGAAGTCGCTACACGAAGAGGAGAAACTTGCGAGGCAAAGCCTCAGGGATGGAGAAGTCAGTGATGAGGAAGAAGAAGAGGATGAAGCCAAAGAAGTTAAAGAAGTTGAGTTCGAGGATGTTATTGAAGTCACTGAAGAAGTCGTCCAAGAATGA
- the LOC106309663 gene encoding ADP-ribosylation factor 1 yields the protein MGILFTRMFSSVFGNKEARILVLGLDNAGKTTILYRLQMGEVVSTIPTIGFNVETVQYNNIKFQVWDLGGQTSIRPYWRCYFPNTQAVIYVVDSSDTDRIGLAKEEFHAILEEEELKGAVVLIFANKQDLPGALDDAAVTEALELHKIKSRQWAIFKTCAVKGEGLFEGLDWLSNTLKSGSG from the exons ATGGGGATCCTGTTCACGCGGATGTTCTCTTCAGTGTTTGGCAACAAAGAAGCTCGTATCCTCGTCCTCGGTCTCGACAATGCTGGCAAAACCACTATCCTCT ATCGGCTTCAGATGGGGGAAGTGGTCTCCACGATTCCTA CTATTGGATTCAACGTGGAGACAGTGCAGTACAACAATATCAAGTTTCAGGTCTGGGATTTAG GTGGACAAACGAGCATCAG GCCATACTGGCGATGCTATTTTCCGAATACACAAGCAGTGATCTACGTTGTTGACTCGAGCGATACAGATCGAATCGGGCTCGCTAAAGAGGAGTTCCATGCCATTTTGGAG GAAGAGGAATTGAAAGGTGCGGTTGTTCTCATTTTTGCAAACAAGCAG GATCTTCCTGGTGCACTTGATGATGCCGCTGTGACTGAAGCCTTGGAGTTGCATAAGATCAAGAGTCGTCAGTGGGCTATCTTCAAAACCTGTGCTGTTAAAGGCGAGGGCCTTTTCGAAGGATTGGACTG GTTGAGTAATACATTGAAGTCGGGAAGTGGCTAG
- the LOC106310640 gene encoding uncharacterized protein LOC106310640, with product MKVLPGAIHFHRRMIDASLCLRRFASNSSHTFRDWQRDVTPVHSITVIKVLIASIYPLLRRFHFQYIPFLQVGASAAIYRCTWQTKSQKHGAEHDTEELESLKHHRIELKRLCLMCERIVKSEKLNESWLFPHMGYLLPEQFTLHVDYRSVIHFLFPKFRRTHLQDQ from the exons ATGAAGGTCCTTCCCGGTGCCATCCATTTTCACCGGCGAATGATTGATGCAAGCCTCTGTCTGCGTCGATTCGCTTCCAACTCTTCTCATACGTTTCGAGATTGGCAACGTGACGTAACTCCCGTCCATTCAATCACTGTCATTAAAGTTTTAATTGCCTCCATCTACCCACTCCTTCGACGATTTCACTTTCAGTACATCCCTTTCCTTCAAGTCGGTGCATCTGCAGCTATATATAG ATGTACTTGGCAGACAAAATCTCAGAAACATGGGGCAGAGCATGATACAGAGGAACTGGAAAGTCTCAAGCATCATAGG ATTGAACTTAAGAGGTTATGCCTTATGTGTGAGCGGATAGTCAAGAGCGAGAAGTTAAA CGAAAGTTGGCTATTTCCTCACATGGGATACTTGCTGCCAGAACAGTTCACGCTGCATGTTGATTACCGGTCCGTGATCCATTTTCTCTTCCCGAAGTTTCGTCGGACTCATCTACAAGATCAATAA
- the LOC106310948 gene encoding protein GLUTAMINE DUMPER 4, which yields MRSLSIKPTSLDAARHATSVESFGNHQLPQSPRHSPVPYLFGGLAAMLGLIAFALLILACSYWQLATSGEDFGEGNGRGVDEEKESRSIEKAAYEEKYIVIMAGDDLPTYLATPAGNKCVCSHEGEIVNFKEGDAAKREETKQNDEATSH from the coding sequence ATGAGGTCATTGAGCATTAAGCCAACATCGTTAGATGCAGCGAGGCATGCAACATCTGTAGAATCATTCGGGAATCACCAACTGCCACAATCTCCGAGGCACTCGCCGGTGCCGTATTTATTCGGCGGCCTTGCGGCAATGTTAGGCCTCATCGCCTTTGCTTTACTAATTCTGGCATGCTCTTACTGGCAGTTGGCAACTTCAGGTGAAGATTTCGGGGAAGGAAACGGCAGAGGGGTTGATGAAGAGAAAGAGAGTCGGTCCATAGAGAAGGCAGCGTACGAAGAGAAGTATATTGTTATAATGGCCGGAGATGACTTGCCTACGTATCTTGCGACGCCTGCTGGGAACAAGTGTGTTTGTAGTCACGAGGGTGAAATTGTAAATTTCAAGGAGGGAGATGCTGCAAAGAGAGAGGAAACCAAACAAAATGACGAAGCAACGAGTCACTAA
- the LOC106310398 gene encoding B3 domain-containing protein REM10 yields the protein MAFCSPTNPHFFQPLLPGFTKHLDIPAAFFLKHLDKSNKGKTAKLRSDASETTWNVKLDGRRFSDGWEYFAVAHDLRVGDIVVFRHEGELVFYVTALGPSCCEIQYGEEDSQEEDKSEELCDTMEKISRMKKRPKTEKKNSEDQSCFVITVTESNLRRDIVYLPKAFAVVNCLMKKLEIVLMNEERESWKLYLTQESYSSRFYMSKGWRSFCVANGKKPGDMFTFKMVQNEATPVLKLLPLNNEDLHKLVDTEEVPKKKRQEIEADSSFVAIVTASNIRRDTMYLPKKFAASNGLKSKFKIDLMNEKGESWTIELRHEPYSGRFLIRSGWRSFCVANGKKPGDMFNFKLIRNVETPVLKLFPLNLPKLEPSNDTRQGFEATEKEFLGVQTNRDDSRQEPTNEAIRKGKWLEANETTIKEENITTSENRFVTLILTTSKLDLPLEFTKGNGIKNAEKIKMIDRYGTTWSTSLLMDKKKRGAMKLGKGCIRFCEVNGVKMGESFVLELVWEDTVPVLKFCSKC from the exons ATGGCTTTCTGTTCTCCAACTAACCCACATTTTTTCCAACCTCTTCTTCCCGGTTTCACCAAGCACCTC GACATTCCTGCGGCATTCTTTTTGAAGCACTTAGATAAAAGTAACAAAGGCAAAACAGCAAAGCTGAGATCAGACGCATCCGAGACGACCTGGAACGTGAAGCTTGACGGCCGGAGATTCTCTGACGGTTGGGAATATTTCGCCGTCGCTCATGATCTCCGAGTTGGTGACATTGTTGTTTTCAGACACGAAGGAGAGTTAGTGTTCTATGTCACAGCTTTAGGACCAAGTTGTTGTGAGATTCAATATGGAGAAGAAGATAGCCAAGAAGAGGACAAAAGTG AGGAGCTTTGTGATACTATGGAGAAGATTTCAAGAATGAAGAAGAGACCAAAAACAGAAAAAAAAAATTCAGAAGACCAATCTTGTTTTGTTATTACAGTCACGGAATCAAATCTAAGGCGTGATATAGTG TATCTTCCGAAAGCCTTTGCAGTGGTAAATTGTCTGATGAAGAAACTTGAGATTGTTTTAATGAATGAAGAACGAGAATCATGGAAGTTATACTTGACACAAGAGTCATACTCAAGCCGGTTTTACATGAGCAAAGGCTGGAGAAGTTTCTGTGTTGCTAACGGGAAGAAACCTGGAGACATGTTCACATTCAAAATGGTCCAAAATGAAGCAACACCTGTGCTCAAATTGTTACCCTTGAACAATGAAGATCTGCATAAACTTG TTGATACAGAGGAAGTTCCAAAAAAGAAGCGTCAAGAAATAGAAGCAGATTCTTCTTTCGTGGCCATTGTCACGGCTTCAAACATAAGGCGCGATACAATG TATCTTCCAAAAAAGTTTGCAGCGTCAAATGGTCTGAAAAGTAAATTTAAGATTGATTTAATGAACGAAAAGGGAGAATCATGGACGATAGAGTTGAGACACGAGCCATACTCAGGCCGGTTTCTTATAAGAAGCGGCTGGAGAAGTTTTTGCGTAGCTAATGGGAAGAAGCCTGGAGACATGTTCAATTTCAAATTAATCCGAAACGTCGAAACACCTGTCCTCAAGTTGTTCCCTTTGAATCTGCCCAAGCTTG AGCCTAGCAATGACACAAGACAAGGTTTCGAAGCTACGGAAAAAGAGTTTCTTGGTGTACAAACTAACCGTGATGACTCAAGGCAAGAACCTACCAACGAAGCTATTAGGAAAGGAAAATGGTTAGAAGCTAATGAAACTACCATCAAAGAAGAAAATATCACAACAAGCGAAAACCGATTTGTGACATTAATACTTACAACTAGTAAACTT GATCTTCCGTTGGAATTCACGAAGGGGAATGGAATAAAAAATGCAGAGAAGATAAAGATGATTGACAGGTACGGTACAACATGGTCGACTTCATTACTCATGGATAAGAAGAAAAGAGGAGCAATGAAATTAGGAAAGGGTTGCATACGCTTCTGTGAAGTCAACGGCGTTAAGATGGGCGAGTCTTTTGTCTTGGAGTTGGTTTGGGAAGACACAGTTCCGGTTCTTAAGTTCTGTTCCAAATGTTGA